Proteins from a single region of Syntrophales bacterium:
- a CDS encoding SLC13 family permease — protein MTLDMLIVLGVIALAVALFASEKLPVDLTAILVMCILLVTGIVTPAEGLSGFSNSATVTVAAMFILSAALTKTGVVNFLGNWTSRMFKFNFWLGLIGTMLAVGAMSAFINNTPIVAVFIPILLGLSAVNGLSPSRLLMPISFASMFGGVCTLIGTSTNILVNSIAVQHGLPAFGMFEFSSLGLVFFAAGMVYMAVIGIRMLPETAVAADLTEKFQMHEYLTDIVLLPEAKSVGRRVGESPLVRELEIDIIEVIRGGRRLLTPLEEIVLEENDLLRVRCDIRQLQKLKERLGIRMITDCQLHEGDFQCEDLALTEVVIAPNSSLVGKTVKSARFRNIFRATALALRHRGQLMNAGFSETRLRAGDAILVEARRENVEAIRSDRNFVVVSEIETPQYRKDKILPALAIIAAVILTASLGVLPIMIGAIIGAILLVGAGCLSLEEAYEAIEWKVIFLLGGIISLGVALEKTGAAMYLSGRMIDLLAGLGPVAIVCALYFLTSLLTEAMSNNATAVLLAPIAIAAAGAMGVSPKPFLMAVTFAASASFMTPVGYQTNTMIYGAGQYRFADFLKVGTPLNLIFWILATIFIPVFFPFQEGP, from the coding sequence ATGACCCTTGACATGCTCATCGTACTGGGAGTGATCGCGCTGGCCGTCGCCCTCTTTGCGTCGGAGAAGCTTCCCGTTGACCTCACGGCGATTCTCGTCATGTGCATCCTCCTTGTGACGGGGATCGTTACTCCTGCGGAGGGGCTCTCGGGTTTCAGCAACTCCGCCACGGTCACTGTCGCCGCCATGTTCATCCTCAGTGCCGCGCTGACGAAAACCGGGGTGGTGAATTTTCTCGGGAACTGGACGTCCAGGATGTTCAAATTCAACTTCTGGCTGGGCCTGATCGGGACGATGCTCGCCGTCGGCGCCATGTCGGCCTTCATCAACAACACGCCCATCGTGGCCGTGTTCATCCCGATTCTCCTGGGGCTTTCGGCGGTGAACGGTCTCAGCCCCTCCCGGCTCCTGATGCCGATCTCCTTCGCCTCCATGTTCGGCGGCGTCTGCACGCTCATCGGGACCTCAACCAACATCCTCGTCAACTCCATCGCCGTTCAGCACGGCCTGCCGGCCTTCGGCATGTTCGAGTTCAGCTCCCTGGGGCTCGTCTTCTTCGCCGCCGGCATGGTCTACATGGCTGTGATCGGCATCCGGATGCTGCCCGAAACGGCCGTCGCCGCCGACCTGACGGAAAAGTTCCAGATGCATGAGTACCTGACGGACATCGTTCTCCTTCCCGAGGCGAAGTCCGTCGGCAGGCGGGTCGGGGAATCCCCCCTGGTGCGGGAGTTGGAGATCGACATCATCGAAGTGATCCGGGGCGGCAGGCGCCTGTTGACGCCCCTGGAGGAAATTGTCCTTGAAGAGAACGACCTGCTGCGGGTCCGGTGCGACATCCGGCAGCTCCAGAAGCTGAAGGAGCGCCTGGGAATCCGGATGATCACGGACTGCCAGCTTCACGAGGGCGATTTCCAGTGCGAGGACCTGGCCCTGACGGAGGTTGTCATCGCCCCGAACTCGAGCCTGGTGGGAAAGACGGTCAAGTCGGCCCGGTTTCGCAACATCTTCCGGGCAACGGCCCTGGCCCTGCGGCATCGCGGTCAGCTCATGAACGCCGGTTTCTCCGAGACCCGCCTCCGGGCCGGTGATGCCATCCTGGTGGAGGCGCGGAGGGAGAATGTCGAGGCGATCCGGAGCGACCGGAATTTTGTCGTCGTCTCGGAGATCGAGACGCCCCAGTACCGAAAAGACAAAATCCTTCCCGCCCTGGCGATCATCGCCGCAGTAATCTTGACGGCGAGCCTGGGCGTCCTGCCCATCATGATCGGGGCGATCATCGGAGCCATCCTCCTCGTCGGGGCCGGATGCCTTTCCCTGGAGGAGGCCTATGAGGCCATCGAGTGGAAGGTGATCTTTCTGCTCGGAGGGATCATCTCTCTGGGGGTCGCCCTGGAGAAGACGGGGGCGGCCATGTACCTGTCCGGCCGGATGATCGATCTCCTCGCCGGTCTGGGTCCGGTGGCCATCGTCTGTGCCCTGTATTTTCTCACCTCGCTTCTAACGGAGGCGATGTCGAACAATGCCACGGCGGTTCTCCTGGCGCCGATCGCCATCGCCGCGGCGGGCGCCATGGGAGTCAGCCCCAAGCCCTTCCTGATGGCCGTCACCTTTGCCGCCTCCGCCAGTTTCATGACCCCTGTGGGCTACCAGACGAACACGATGATCTACGGCGCGGGCCAGTACCGGTTCGCCGATTTCCTGAAGGTGGGGACGCCGCTGAACCTGATCTTCTGGATCCTGGCGACGATCTTCATCCCCGTTTTCTTTCCCTTTCAGGAGGGGCCATGA
- the recC gene encoding exodeoxyribonuclease V subunit gamma, whose translation MPGLTLHASNRLEILADRLAEALDAPPADPFQAEVILVQSRGMERWVSLELAKRHGVAANLRFPFPNHFVQETFRAVLGDAAGGGKPDGSPFDPAVMAWEIMELLPACLDRPGFGDLRGYLGEAERDLRLYQLSGRIADLFDLYLLFRPDWILRWEKGDDSHWQAALWRELAARKGSSHRAAMLAAFRRALANPAFQPEGLPPRVSVFGISALPPFHVEVLAALSVHADVHLFVMNPCREYWGDIVPGRRIAGSGGNGTELHLEEGNPLLASLGTLGRDFFDLLESREVPKDESYEDPGEGTLLAALQSDILNLRERGKDGERVLIPPGDRSVEIVSCHSPMREVEVLQDRLLVLFEENPGLEPRDILVMTPDLGLYAPYIQAVFSLPPDDPRRIPFSIADRSLPQDSPAAEAFFRLLDLAGSRLSAPDVLDLLETAPVRSRFGLSEEDLERVAVWIRESGIRWGRDAAHRAALGLPEIAENTWRAGLDRMLLGYALTARDDDASFHGIVPYDRVEGGDAEILSRFLGFTDALFRIATDLDRPRPLADWSLFLAETLDAFLSRDDDPLGEIETLYRTITEMADLAAAAGFTGSVGPAVVRDHLRERLGGKGFGFGFLAGGITFCAMLPMRSIPFRVLCLLGMNDGAYPRVSVPLGFDLMAQNPRRGDRSRRQDDRYLFLESLLSAREKLYISYTGQGIRDNAPRPPSVLVSELLDTVESGFAGPEGGDLRDCLVTRHPLQAFSPLYFKGDERFASYSPENGAAALRAAGERTPPQDFLPSDLPEPEPEWRTVDIDALASFFSNPARFLLSRRLGLRLVREEEPLEDAEPFALGSLERYGVLQYLLGAVRTGTDPGSARDALRAAGLLPHGTPGLCRFDDLWGEAAALLAAVQPHTEGGPAEPLVLDLSLGEFRLTGRIGNVYAGGPVSFRPARIKARDRLRAWIAHLAGHAAGRAAWRSVLVGRDGKTRLYGAPADPEGSLATLLDLYWRGLTRPLPFVPESSLEYAVRRAKEKDHGSALAAADGKWSAFKYPESDDPWYGICFRGASPLEDETFGPAALAVFNPLLESEEA comes from the coding sequence ATGCCCGGCCTGACCCTGCACGCGAGCAACCGCCTGGAGATCCTCGCGGACCGGCTGGCGGAGGCGCTGGACGCCCCGCCGGCGGACCCGTTCCAGGCCGAGGTGATCCTGGTCCAGAGCCGGGGCATGGAGCGGTGGGTCTCCCTGGAGCTGGCGAAGCGCCACGGGGTGGCGGCCAACCTTCGCTTCCCCTTTCCGAACCACTTCGTCCAGGAGACCTTCCGGGCGGTCCTCGGAGACGCCGCCGGCGGTGGCAAACCGGACGGCTCCCCCTTCGACCCGGCCGTGATGGCCTGGGAGATCATGGAGCTCCTGCCGGCCTGTCTCGACCGGCCCGGCTTCGGAGATCTCCGGGGCTATCTGGGCGAGGCGGAGCGGGATCTCCGGCTCTACCAACTCTCAGGCCGCATCGCCGATCTCTTCGACCTCTATCTCCTCTTCCGGCCCGACTGGATCCTCCGCTGGGAGAAGGGGGATGACAGCCACTGGCAGGCCGCCCTCTGGCGGGAGCTGGCGGCGAGGAAAGGATCGAGCCACCGGGCGGCGATGCTGGCGGCGTTCCGGAGGGCCCTGGCGAATCCCGCCTTCCAGCCGGAGGGCCTGCCCCCGCGGGTCTCGGTCTTCGGCATCTCGGCCCTCCCGCCGTTCCACGTCGAGGTCCTGGCCGCGCTATCGGTCCATGCGGATGTCCACCTCTTCGTCATGAACCCCTGCCGGGAGTACTGGGGCGACATCGTCCCGGGACGCCGGATCGCCGGGTCCGGCGGAAACGGGACGGAACTCCACCTGGAGGAGGGCAATCCCCTCCTGGCCTCCCTGGGGACCCTCGGCCGGGACTTCTTCGACCTCCTGGAATCCCGGGAAGTGCCTAAAGACGAATCCTATGAGGACCCGGGCGAAGGGACGCTGCTCGCGGCGCTGCAGTCGGACATCCTGAACCTCCGGGAGCGGGGAAAAGACGGGGAGCGGGTTCTCATCCCGCCGGGCGACCGCTCCGTCGAGATCGTCTCCTGCCACAGCCCCATGCGGGAGGTGGAGGTCCTCCAGGACCGCCTGCTCGTCCTCTTTGAAGAAAACCCGGGACTGGAGCCGAGGGACATCCTGGTCATGACGCCGGACCTCGGCCTGTATGCGCCCTACATCCAGGCGGTGTTCTCGCTGCCGCCGGACGATCCCCGGCGCATCCCCTTCAGCATCGCCGACCGCAGCCTTCCCCAGGACAGCCCGGCGGCGGAGGCCTTCTTCCGCCTCCTGGACCTGGCGGGGAGCCGCCTCAGCGCACCGGACGTCCTCGACCTCCTGGAGACGGCCCCGGTCCGGTCCCGCTTCGGCCTCTCCGAGGAGGACCTGGAGCGCGTCGCCGTCTGGATCCGCGAGTCCGGCATCCGCTGGGGCAGGGACGCCGCCCACCGGGCCGCCCTGGGCCTGCCGGAGATCGCCGAAAACACCTGGCGGGCGGGCCTCGACCGGATGCTCCTGGGCTACGCCCTGACGGCCCGGGACGACGACGCCTCGTTCCACGGCATCGTGCCCTACGACCGCGTCGAGGGAGGGGACGCGGAGATCCTGTCGAGGTTCCTCGGCTTCACCGACGCCCTCTTCCGCATCGCCACGGATCTCGACCGCCCCCGTCCTCTCGCGGACTGGTCCCTCTTCCTCGCGGAGACGCTGGACGCCTTTCTCTCCCGGGACGACGATCCCCTGGGAGAGATCGAGACGCTCTACCGGACGATTACGGAGATGGCGGACCTGGCGGCCGCGGCGGGGTTCACCGGTTCCGTCGGCCCGGCGGTGGTCCGCGATCACCTCCGGGAGCGCCTGGGGGGAAAGGGGTTCGGCTTCGGGTTCCTCGCCGGCGGGATCACCTTCTGCGCCATGCTCCCCATGCGGAGCATCCCCTTCCGGGTCCTCTGCCTCCTGGGCATGAACGACGGCGCCTATCCGCGCGTCTCGGTCCCCCTGGGATTCGACCTGATGGCGCAGAATCCCCGCCGGGGCGACCGCTCCCGCAGGCAGGACGACCGCTACCTGTTCCTCGAATCCCTCCTGTCGGCCAGGGAAAAGCTCTACATCAGCTACACAGGCCAGGGCATCCGGGACAACGCCCCCCGCCCCCCGTCGGTCCTGGTGAGCGAGCTCCTCGACACAGTGGAATCCGGGTTTGCCGGCCCGGAGGGAGGGGATCTCCGGGACTGCCTGGTGACGCGACACCCCCTTCAGGCCTTCAGCCCCCTGTATTTCAAGGGCGATGAGCGCTTTGCCAGCTATTCCCCGGAAAACGGCGCAGCCGCCCTGCGCGCCGCGGGAGAGCGGACGCCGCCGCAGGATTTCCTGCCGTCGGACCTGCCGGAGCCGGAGCCGGAATGGAGGACCGTGGACATCGACGCCCTGGCGTCCTTCTTTTCCAACCCGGCGCGGTTTCTCCTGTCCCGCCGCCTGGGGCTCCGACTGGTGCGGGAGGAGGAGCCGCTGGAGGACGCCGAGCCCTTCGCCCTGGGGAGTCTCGAACGATACGGCGTCCTGCAATACCTGCTCGGGGCCGTCCGGACCGGGACGGACCCGGGAAGCGCCCGGGACGCCCTCCGGGCCGCCGGACTCCTTCCTCACGGCACCCCCGGCCTCTGCCGGTTCGACGACCTGTGGGGCGAGGCGGCGGCACTCCTGGCGGCCGTGCAGCCCCATACGGAGGGGGGGCCGGCGGAGCCGCTGGTTCTGGATCTTTCCCTGGGTGAATTTCGCCTGACCGGCCGGATCGGAAACGTCTACGCCGGCGGGCCCGTATCCTTCAGGCCCGCCCGGATCAAGGCCCGGGACCGGCTGCGGGCCTGGATCGCCCACCTGGCGGGCCACGCGGCGGGGCGCGCCGCCTGGAGGTCCGTCCTGGTAGGCCGGGACGGGAAGACCCGGCTCTACGGCGCTCCCGCGGATCCGGAAGGCTCGCTCGCAACGCTTCTCGATCTGTACTGGAGGGGCCTCACGAGACCCCTGCCCTTCGTCCCCGAATCGTCCCTGGAATACGCGGTCCGCCGCGCCAAAGAGAAGGACCACGGCTCGGCCCTGGCCGCCGCCGACGGCAAATGGAGCGCATTCAAATATCCCGAGAGCGACGATCCCTGGTACGGCATCTGCTTCCGCGGGGCGTCCCCGCTGGAGGACGAGACCTTCGGTCCCGCGGCCCTCGCGGTCTTCAACCCCCTGCTGGAAAGCGAGGAGGCATGA
- a CDS encoding SagB/ThcOx family dehydrogenase: MTDPLLEKLRFFLKDTIRRHTDFSRTDQNRGVPAPPIEKPWPPDAARIALPPVRPGESTPACDLAGAIARRRSRRDFLPEPVSLETLSFLLWATQGIRQVLDRGHALRTVPSAGCRHALETYLCALNVAGLDPGIYRYLPLEHELLPVSREDNPAAQLVAAALGQPCLGRAAVTFLWTVIPYRMEWRYGQAAHKVIALDAGHVCQNLYLACEAAGLGTCAVAAYDQEAMDRLLGVDGEEEFVIYLAPVGKARD; the protein is encoded by the coding sequence ATGACCGATCCGCTCCTGGAAAAACTCCGTTTTTTCCTCAAGGACACGATCCGCCGGCACACCGACTTCTCCCGGACCGACCAGAACCGGGGCGTTCCCGCGCCGCCCATCGAGAAGCCCTGGCCGCCGGACGCCGCCCGCATCGCCCTGCCGCCCGTCCGCCCCGGTGAATCGACGCCCGCCTGCGACCTCGCGGGGGCCATCGCCCGCCGCCGGAGCCGCCGGGACTTCCTGCCGGAGCCGGTTTCCCTGGAGACGCTGTCCTTTCTGCTCTGGGCCACCCAGGGTATCCGCCAGGTCCTCGACCGAGGCCACGCCCTCCGGACGGTTCCCTCGGCGGGCTGCCGCCACGCCCTGGAGACGTATCTCTGTGCCCTCAACGTGGCAGGGCTCGATCCCGGGATCTACCGCTACCTTCCCCTGGAGCACGAGCTCCTGCCGGTATCCCGGGAGGACAACCCGGCGGCGCAGCTCGTCGCGGCGGCCCTCGGCCAACCATGCCTCGGCCGGGCGGCGGTCACCTTCCTCTGGACCGTGATCCCCTACCGGATGGAGTGGCGTTACGGCCAGGCGGCCCACAAGGTCATCGCCCTGGACGCGGGCCACGTCTGCCAGAACCTCTACCTGGCCTGCGAGGCCGCCGGGCTGGGGACCTGCGCCGTGGCCGCCTACGACCAGGAGGCCATGGACCGGCTGCTGGGCGTGGACGGCGAGGAGGAGTTCGTCATCTACCTCGCCCCGGTGGGGAAGGCCAGGGACTGA
- a CDS encoding FRG domain-containing protein, with the protein MGDAACCPVQTVRSWKELRDVEESYNEHKWAFRGQNTFKFPSSSLERHCIEFGFTGDGIIDLEVKLIRDFARRYHLYSGSTPPQKGNTLEWLSLMQHYGVPTRLTDFTYSFMNAVFFALEEKGNCLCPIGNCTCPSVWVIDRIKLLEEADKLIKASMNNLKDPINSYNEKRDKKSFRDLFINEQPKKFVYPVNPIRFNDRLTNQQGVFLTPGDVRCTFKENLKAIPKSETIMVRVAISDSKRSDILERLHRLGINRASLFPGLEGYARSLRTKSLILRHLDKQNIDMLKQV; encoded by the coding sequence ATGGGAGATGCCGCATGCTGCCCGGTCCAGACGGTTAGGTCTTGGAAGGAGCTCAGGGATGTTGAAGAGAGTTATAATGAGCACAAATGGGCCTTTCGAGGACAGAATACATTTAAATTTCCATCATCAAGTCTTGAACGTCATTGCATTGAATTTGGCTTCACAGGAGATGGGATTATAGATCTGGAAGTGAAACTGATACGAGATTTTGCCCGTAGATATCATCTTTACAGTGGTTCGACGCCACCGCAGAAAGGCAACACGCTTGAATGGCTTTCACTTATGCAGCACTACGGCGTACCAACAAGATTGACGGATTTCACATATTCATTTATGAACGCGGTTTTCTTCGCCCTTGAAGAAAAAGGTAATTGTCTTTGCCCAATAGGTAATTGTACTTGCCCAAGTGTTTGGGTAATTGACCGGATAAAGTTGCTTGAAGAGGCTGATAAACTAATAAAAGCTTCAATGAACAACTTGAAGGATCCGATCAATAGCTACAACGAGAAAAGAGATAAAAAATCATTTCGCGACCTGTTTATAAATGAACAGCCGAAAAAGTTTGTGTATCCGGTCAATCCAATTCGTTTCAACGATCGATTGACAAATCAGCAAGGTGTCTTTCTAACACCTGGTGATGTGCGATGTACATTTAAAGAAAACCTGAAAGCAATTCCAAAATCCGAAACTATAATGGTGCGAGTTGCGATAAGTGACAGCAAAAGATCAGATATACTTGAAAGACTTCATAGGCTTGGAATTAACCGAGCGAGTCTGTTTCCAGGACTTGAAGGGTATGCTCGTTCGCTTCGCACGAAGTCATTGATTCTGCGTCATTTGGACAAACAAAATATTGATATGCTCAAACAGGTATAA
- a CDS encoding mechanosensitive ion channel, translated as MNTISDIANRIVEHLSVPLFSLGGSTFTLWMLVYLVFFSVLLVFAASRINRIVAYRILANSRIDLGVRIAIGSIVKYALLTIGFVIILQTAGIDLSSITILFGALGVGIGFGLQNITNNFVSGLIILFERPIKVGDRIEVSGIAGDVVDISMRATTIVTNDNISIIVPNSEFISSTVINWSHTDRNVRFNFPVGVSYREDPLKIRELLLNIALDHPGVLKEPKPDVLFTEYGDSALMFNLRVWTSEFVNRPGVLKSQLYYEISRRFREAGVEIPFPQRDIHIKELPKG; from the coding sequence ATGAACACGATCTCCGACATCGCGAACCGCATCGTCGAGCATCTGAGCGTTCCCCTGTTCTCCCTGGGCGGGTCCACGTTCACCCTCTGGATGCTCGTCTACCTGGTCTTCTTTTCCGTCCTCCTCGTCTTCGCGGCGTCCAGGATCAACCGGATCGTCGCGTACCGGATCCTGGCGAACAGCCGGATCGACCTGGGCGTCCGGATCGCCATCGGGTCCATCGTGAAGTACGCCCTCCTGACGATCGGCTTCGTCATCATCCTGCAGACAGCGGGGATCGACCTGAGCAGCATCACCATCCTGTTCGGGGCCCTCGGCGTCGGCATCGGCTTCGGCCTGCAGAACATCACGAACAACTTCGTCAGCGGGCTCATCATCCTGTTCGAGCGGCCCATCAAGGTGGGCGACCGGATCGAGGTGTCCGGCATCGCCGGGGACGTTGTGGACATCTCCATGAGGGCCACCACCATCGTCACGAACGACAACATCTCCATCATCGTCCCGAACTCCGAGTTCATCTCCTCGACGGTCATCAACTGGAGCCACACGGACCGCAACGTCCGCTTCAACTTTCCCGTCGGAGTGTCCTACCGGGAGGATCCCCTGAAGATCCGGGAACTCCTGCTGAACATCGCCCTCGACCATCCCGGAGTCCTGAAAGAGCCCAAGCCGGACGTGCTGTTCACCGAGTACGGCGACAGCGCGCTCATGTTCAACCTGCGGGTCTGGACGAGCGAATTCGTCAACCGTCCCGGGGTCCTGAAGAGCCAACTGTACTATGAGATCTCCCGGCGGTTCCGGGAGGCGGGTGTGGAAATTCCGTTTCCCCAGCGGGACATCCACATCAAGGAGCTGCCAAAGGGGTGA
- a CDS encoding XRE family transcriptional regulator has translation MIDRRLKQIRLAQGLSLDQLVARMDGFVTKQALSKYERGKAKPTPVVLNRLASALGVKAAHLWAEPSVNCSFIAYRKGSGLAKQEQARVEAVVCRMLEERIRLREILQEPARENLPVQNLRMVRLEDAEHLAKELRHQWGAGLEPVANLTATLEDHCVYVMEIEAGEKFDGLAAVARDADDNPAAAAVVSRKSLAGERQRLNLAHELAHLVLDVPDAVDEEKAAFRFAGAFLAPDETLYREVGRKRAFVQLEELILLKQRFGMSLQALVYRLHDLEIISDAHYRRWFMDINRLHWKKKEPCELPPEQPQWLKKSVLRAVAEGLLTEVEGKNMLGETVTGREPLSLIERRAFMKLPLEERRNIMAHQAREIASHYASEVAKEELETGDIVEY, from the coding sequence ATGATTGATCGAAGACTGAAACAGATCCGGCTGGCCCAGGGCCTTTCCCTGGATCAGCTTGTTGCAAGAATGGACGGTTTCGTGACGAAGCAAGCGCTCTCCAAGTATGAGCGAGGCAAAGCGAAGCCGACCCCGGTCGTGTTGAACAGACTGGCGTCGGCTCTCGGCGTAAAGGCGGCCCATCTGTGGGCCGAACCCTCCGTGAATTGCAGCTTCATTGCCTACCGGAAAGGCTCGGGGCTGGCAAAGCAGGAGCAGGCCAGAGTCGAGGCCGTGGTATGCCGGATGCTGGAAGAGCGCATTCGCTTGCGGGAAATCTTGCAGGAACCGGCAAGAGAGAATTTGCCTGTGCAAAACCTGCGTATGGTCCGTCTTGAAGATGCCGAGCACCTGGCAAAGGAATTGCGGCACCAATGGGGTGCCGGCTTGGAGCCCGTCGCCAATCTCACGGCGACCCTGGAAGACCATTGTGTGTATGTCATGGAGATTGAAGCCGGCGAAAAGTTCGACGGTCTGGCGGCTGTGGCCCGCGATGCCGATGACAATCCGGCCGCGGCCGCTGTCGTGTCACGGAAGTCACTGGCAGGGGAAAGGCAACGGCTGAATCTGGCTCATGAACTGGCCCATCTCGTCCTTGATGTACCCGATGCCGTCGATGAGGAAAAGGCGGCGTTCCGTTTCGCCGGTGCATTCCTGGCCCCGGATGAAACGCTGTACAGGGAGGTGGGCCGGAAACGAGCGTTTGTCCAGCTTGAGGAGCTGATTCTTCTGAAACAGCGATTCGGAATGAGCCTCCAGGCCCTGGTTTACCGGCTTCACGACCTCGAAATCATCTCGGACGCCCATTACAGGCGATGGTTCATGGACATCAACCGGCTGCACTGGAAAAAGAAAGAACCGTGTGAACTGCCGCCGGAACAGCCGCAGTGGCTGAAGAAAAGCGTGCTCCGCGCCGTAGCGGAGGGGCTGCTCACCGAAGTGGAGGGCAAGAACATGCTTGGGGAAACGGTAACCGGAAGAGAGCCTCTGTCGCTGATCGAACGACGCGCCTTCATGAAACTGCCCCTTGAGGAGCGCCGGAACATCATGGCGCATCAGGCGAGGGAGATTGCGTCGCATTACGCAAGCGAAGTGGCGAAAGAGGAACTGGAGACGGGAGACATCGTTGAATATTAG
- a CDS encoding DUF389 domain-containing protein has translation MIRKIMHSLKLDSDIEDCEVIHATIERDVIFKGTNLWILAFAIIVASVGLNMNSTAVIIGAMLISPLMGPINGMGYSLATYNFPLFRRAVKNFSFAVFASLAASTLYFAISPVSAAHSELLARTSPTIYDVLIALFGGLAGIVAISSKSKGNVIPGVAIATALMPPLCTAGYGLATGQLTFFFGALYLFTINTVFIALSSVAVSQVLNFPIRTLVEQSQKNRVNRIITYVILVTTIPSIYFGYGLVQKEAFMERASKFTRNVTIVEGTYLLKDEVNPGDRTITLIYGGSTLTEAQKRAITERAKDFALDETKLVFRQGFSIDDAERRETQVDSLKAEINRLKAMLGEEEKRRAEAGRRAAQGRQLLAEIKPLYPQVLACTYSEANTFRHGAEAPEKQDVIVFKIRKGSLKKADRKKIQNWLASRLEKKAIKVFFET, from the coding sequence ATGATTCGGAAAATCATGCATTCCCTGAAACTGGACAGCGACATCGAGGATTGCGAGGTCATTCACGCAACCATCGAACGGGACGTCATCTTCAAGGGAACCAATCTCTGGATTCTGGCCTTCGCCATCATCGTGGCCTCCGTCGGGCTGAACATGAACTCCACGGCCGTCATCATCGGCGCCATGCTCATCTCACCGCTCATGGGGCCGATCAACGGCATGGGTTACAGCCTTGCCACGTATAACTTTCCGCTGTTTCGGAGGGCCGTAAAAAATTTCTCCTTCGCCGTCTTCGCCAGCCTCGCCGCCTCCACCCTCTACTTCGCCATCAGCCCGGTCTCCGCGGCCCATTCGGAGCTGCTGGCGAGAACCAGCCCGACCATCTACGACGTCCTCATCGCGCTGTTCGGCGGCCTGGCCGGCATCGTGGCCATCAGCAGCAAGTCCAAGGGAAACGTCATTCCCGGCGTAGCCATCGCCACGGCGCTGATGCCGCCCCTGTGCACGGCAGGGTATGGTCTGGCAACGGGCCAGCTGACCTTCTTCTTCGGGGCCCTGTACCTCTTCACGATCAACACGGTCTTCATCGCCCTGTCCTCCGTCGCCGTTTCCCAGGTGCTGAACTTTCCCATCCGTACCCTCGTGGAGCAGTCGCAGAAAAACAGGGTCAACCGGATCATCACCTACGTGATCCTCGTCACGACCATCCCCAGCATCTACTTCGGGTACGGCCTGGTCCAGAAGGAGGCCTTCATGGAGCGGGCCTCGAAGTTCACCCGGAACGTGACCATCGTGGAGGGGACCTACCTGCTGAAGGACGAGGTCAATCCGGGCGACCGGACGATCACCCTGATCTACGGAGGAAGCACCCTGACGGAGGCGCAGAAGCGAGCCATCACGGAGCGGGCGAAGGATTTCGCGCTGGACGAGACGAAGCTGGTTTTCCGGCAGGGCTTTTCCATCGACGATGCGGAGAGGCGGGAAACGCAGGTGGACAGCCTGAAGGCGGAAATCAACCGCCTGAAGGCGATGCTGGGGGAGGAGGAAAAGCGGCGGGCGGAGGCAGGCCGGCGGGCGGCACAGGGGAGGCAGCTCCTGGCGGAGATCAAGCCGCTCTACCCGCAGGTCCTGGCCTGCACGTACTCGGAGGCGAACACGTTTCGCCACGGCGCCGAAGCGCCGGAAAAGCAGGATGTTATCGTTTTTAAAATCAGAAAGGGTTCGCTCAAAAAAGCGGATCGGAAGAAAATCCAAAACTGGCTCGCGTCGCGCCTGGAAAAGAAGGCGATCAAGGTGTTCTTCGAGACCTGA
- a CDS encoding type II toxin-antitoxin system PemK/MazF family toxin, with protein MNIRRGEVWLVNFDPTKGAEIQKTRPAVVVSSDAIGILPIKLIAPVTEWKNHYNRNLWHVRIDPDRTNGLMKPSAVDALQVRGVSTDRFIRKLGRVSAATMEEIAAAIAAVVEYE; from the coding sequence TTGAATATTAGAAGAGGCGAGGTCTGGCTGGTTAATTTTGATCCGACCAAGGGAGCCGAGATCCAAAAAACCCGGCCGGCAGTGGTAGTCAGTTCCGATGCGATCGGCATTTTGCCGATAAAGCTGATTGCACCGGTTACCGAATGGAAAAACCACTACAACCGAAATCTCTGGCACGTCCGAATTGATCCCGACAGGACAAACGGTCTAATGAAGCCATCCGCTGTCGATGCCCTTCAAGTGCGCGGCGTCTCGACAGATCGATTCATCCGGAAACTCGGCCGCGTATCTGCGGCGACAATGGAGGAAATCGCGGCTGCGATTGCGGCGGTGGTGGAATATGAATAA